The following are encoded together in the Candidatus Omnitrophota bacterium genome:
- a CDS encoding DUF2892 domain-containing protein — protein sequence MVDRTLRGIAGSFILISLVLAHYVSPIWLWFTAFVGFNLFQSAFTNWCPMMWVLKKCGVK from the coding sequence ATGGTGGATAGAACTTTGCGTGGTATCGCAGGCTCATTCATACTTATAAGTCTCGTGCTGGCTCATTACGTAAGTCCGATATGGCTATGGTTTACCGCATTCGTAGGGTTTAATCTCTTCCAATCCGCATTTACGAACTGGTGTCCGATGATGTGGGTGTTGAAAAAGTGTGGGGTGAAATAA
- a CDS encoding peroxiredoxin family protein, with product MKHHNLHGLLIIMLILTSAVFTLRQEQAGAEGASRFIPETGNQVPDFALNDFNGGKFVLSEPKKDTSAILLWFTNLCGGCQMKLPEIEKVDNLYKEKGVEVIAISVLGEDRKTVENIIREKGITFRFLYDPQGEVTGLFSGEYYPGACPLKNIFLIDRNRKIIYVSHYPGIEESELIVQLEKIKKK from the coding sequence ATGAAACATCATAACCTGCATGGGCTGCTAATAATTATGTTAATTTTGACCTCAGCGGTTTTCACATTGAGACAGGAACAAGCCGGAGCCGAAGGTGCGTCTAGATTCATTCCTGAGACTGGAAATCAAGTCCCTGATTTTGCCCTGAATGATTTTAATGGCGGAAAATTCGTGCTTTCGGAGCCTAAAAAAGATACCAGTGCCATCCTTTTATGGTTTACCAATCTCTGTGGTGGTTGTCAGATGAAACTTCCCGAAATAGAAAAGGTTGACAATCTCTATAAAGAAAAGGGAGTTGAGGTAATCGCTATAAGTGTACTTGGAGAAGACAGAAAAACTGTTGAAAATATAATTCGTGAAAAGGGAATAACATTTAGATTTCTATACGACCCACAGGGTGAAGTGACAGGGCTATTTAGCGGAGAATATTATCCGGGCGCCTGCCCTTTAAAGAATATTTTTCTGATAGATAGAAACAGAAAAATCATATATGTAAGCCATTACCCCGGAATAGAAGAATCAGAACTAATTGTACAGTTAGAAAAAATAAAGAAAAAGTAA
- a CDS encoding outer membrane lipoprotein-sorting protein, translating into MKKILYVSAVVFMLFVSGFYTNNVYAEDTQSGKTAMSDMLLAYYYPQIDAKSEISMRIVNRQGQVRERRLTMLRLNDTPGGDQSYYIYFHEPADVKGMSFLVLKHIGRDDDRWMYLPAIDLVKRIASSDKRTSFAGSDFTYEDVSGRALDEDANDLMGEESLGTQPCLVVKSTPKRPDEAGFSYRKFWIDKVTHLPLKVEHYDLKGKLYKVYETQEIQTIQGTPTIAKAVMKDLEGERYTEITMKKVSYNVGVTSDIFQERLLRRPPRQWIGD; encoded by the coding sequence ATGAAAAAAATACTCTATGTTTCAGCTGTTGTTTTTATGTTATTTGTGAGCGGTTTTTACACGAATAATGTTTATGCCGAAGACACGCAAAGCGGAAAGACGGCGATGAGTGATATGCTTTTAGCTTATTACTATCCTCAGATAGATGCTAAAAGCGAGATATCTATGCGCATCGTGAACCGTCAAGGCCAAGTCCGAGAGCGGCGCTTAACCATGCTTCGTCTTAATGATACACCCGGCGGCGATCAGTCTTATTACATCTATTTTCACGAACCTGCAGATGTTAAAGGGATGAGTTTTCTGGTATTGAAGCACATTGGCCGCGATGATGATCGCTGGATGTATTTACCTGCGATAGATCTGGTCAAGCGCATTGCTTCAAGTGACAAGCGTACTAGCTTTGCGGGATCAGACTTTACTTATGAGGATGTTTCAGGACGCGCTCTTGATGAGGACGCTAATGATCTGATGGGCGAAGAAAGTCTTGGCACGCAACCCTGCCTTGTGGTTAAAAGCACGCCGAAACGTCCGGACGAAGCAGGATTTAGCTATCGGAAATTCTGGATTGATAAAGTAACGCATCTTCCGCTTAAAGTAGAGCACTATGACCTCAAGGGAAAGCTTTACAAGGTTTATGAAACCCAGGAGATTCAAACTATTCAAGGCACACCGACAATCGCGAAAGCGGTAATGAAGGATCTCGAGGGTGAGCGGTATACCGAAATTACTATGAAAAAAGTTTCCTATAATGTGGGAGTTACCTCGGATATTTTCCAAGAAAGACTACTACGCAGACCTCCTAGACAATGGATTGGAGATTAA